In Camelina sativa cultivar DH55 chromosome 17, Cs, whole genome shotgun sequence, the genomic stretch ggaagcttgatttatcaggtatccaaatttaacagtttaatttggttctatatttgaaaatatttaaacttttaaaaagtaaacatattataatatatttacgtttttaaaaaaagtttaagatattataaatttttaaattttttatacaatgtttaaattattataaatatttgaactccgtcgaaagtttaaaatattataatatatttaaagtctataaaatatttaagtaatattaatattttaattcttaaaattttaaaatataaatttgttttgagtTAAATCCGTTAAAgcatgtatttttatcaaactataaattaagccATGGAAGCAgggtgtgtctatcctcttacaaaactactattcgatattgcggagtgtctattctcttacaaaactacgtACTATCTACTATTGTggtgtgtctgtttccgtgaaaaactacattttacaaactacttactctattaggatttccaatttactgtataaccccaaatatacaaataaatactatataaacaaagaaaataaattaaaataaaaaactatattacaaaaatacaaattacaaaaaaataactaacaaaatatatacagCACGGCTATCACCTAGTTGACACATTGAAAAGGTAACTTTGTTTGTTGGCAACATGATTAGCGCAAGCTAGCCTAGAGATCAACATATGattaaaatcaataataaaaccaattataatcaataataaaatcattATGTTTATTGATTAACAAGTATTTATTGATTAACAAGTATATGAATTTGAGATAAGTGAAGAAACCTTCAAATCTTTCACGAATTTTCGATTAGATATGAAATTGTTTAGACTCCAAAATGTTTTTGACGATGATCCTGttcaatacaaaaaattatctcggtttaactaaaaaaaatattgagatcTCGATCTTGAATCGATCTGAATAGAAGATGATCTAAGATTTGCATAGATTAAACATtacatataactatataagtacACAATAAGTTTATGATCATGTGCAGATATTGACATGTTAATCTTAAATTTCATCTTACTTCAATTTcacaaatgaaaaattataatatgtaatttgaagaacaactaatatatttaaaatttaactattgATTTACAAGTCTATGAATTTGAGATTAGCGAACATATCTTCAAATCTTTCATGAATTTTCCGATTATATTTGGAGTTCCTTACAAGtccaaaatgtttttgatgattaTCCTGTTCAATACATAAATTATCTCGacttaactaaaataaaagtcGAGATCTCGAGTTTgaatatatttgaatatgaaataattgtttgatacaaaaaatattataaatcaagatctaaaacttacaaatattttgaaaaattatgtaTAGTTACACCATGAATATATGATTATGTTGAGATATTTGACAGGCTAATCAGTGATTGAATgaaaacaatttataatatataattttagtaaAAACTATGAACCAACTATCAATCAACAATGATATGAATTTGAGATTAGCGAAGATACCTTCAAATCTTTCATGAATTTTCTGATTAAATTTAGAACTGTTGAtaaatctgaaatttttgtgACGGCGAGAAAATGAGTATTACAAGATAAGATGCCATTTTTTCataaaagaaacatatgaacacatgtttatatatcttttttttaggGTTCCTTAGGTTTTCTAGAAGTAAATGGGTCTTTCATTCATACCGCATAATATTGATATTAACTTTTGGGCCGATTGATATATAACTCgattagtaataaaaaaatttataatatgcgTTTTGTGTATCTAAGATATGATTAAAGtagtatattaatttaaaattttgttatttagggTATATGTATTATGAAACATTTCAAACTATCAATTAACATGTATATgaatttgatatatatcattttctttcatgaatTTTCCGACTGAATTTGCAATTTATTTACAAGTCCAAAATATTTCGGTGAGAAGATGACCATCCTACTAtaaattgagaagtacaaatataaaactaacctttaaatatgtaaaaaattacattcaattgctattagaaaaacataattaagattaattaattaattaaatataattaattaaaaatataaaacgctgacagatcaaatataaaaaaatctagaaaagtaaaaaaaatctattcaaatcaaaactaatttgtacttgaaaaaaactaaaaaataaaaattaactgctgaaattttttaaaaatacggaaatattttttttcaagtagagattattttttctttaattttacattgtcatactattgattttaaataattattaattaaaaaaatattttctctctctaataatttatggacgaaaattacaaaataattttttttaaaaaatataaacaaatcagaatttcaaaaactaagattttatatccaagtagtcaatataattatttttaataaatatttcgaagattttgttaagatttcaaattatgattctcctatcatctttattttattttattataaattgtttggaattttcataaaatatttatgattaaCAAAATGCAGactttttctgcatatgttgtgatttggaattttaaaaacaaaaatatattactcgatctatatatgaaaataaattttatttgttcataattataatattaaaattactactttatatttcacaaaataatgatgcaaatacaacaaacaaacaatataaaactgtaatatacgtcaaaaatcaaatactataatattctaaaataattttgattagtattttaaaaaacattttttcatcGTATTTAAGATAAAGATTTACAGAAcagttataaataaataaatatataacaacaacTCTTAgtattctattataatttttttctaaatgttgacccgtgctttaagcacatTAGGTTctagtatatattttggttttaaagtttttctaagtagaatttttaaattaacGGGATCTTTTACCTAGATcgcataaaatatatattagccACTGGACTGATGGATAACtcgattaattataaaaatatttgacaaTACAGATTGGATTTCGTAAATCTAGTAAATGATTTAATTTAGCAAGGGttaaatatcatataaacaTGTCAATTATCCAGTtgcataaaacaaatttaaattttaaatataatcacaATAACAATTAGAATTCTAACTCACATTTGTATTAATGAATGTAACATCGTTTACATAATTctattatgaataatatatatatatatatatatgtatatgaatttatgatatttaataagaaaaatgaaaataatgacaAGGTTATGAAAAAAATTTGCATTGAAAAAGGATTTTGGGTAGCatctattaatattttttttaaaaaaaaatccaattttattCGAAAGATAAAGTATTTGCATTTTTCCAAGCTCtacatttcataaataaattttacaaaatcaagaTAGCCCATTTGATAATACACTCACACTACACGGCGTCGTTCTTACGCTGACAAAGTTAACCTTGTTCTGTTCGAGGCAAAGctgaagaaaacacaaaagttAACCTTGTTCTGTTCGATATCCCCCCCTCCGCGCTCTgttgcaaaagaaagaaaaggttttgactcttttatatttttttggttaaattcacaaaaatttcattctcaatttttatataatgcTCAATTGCCGAGTTTCTCCGATCAGTCTAGGTATTAGGTTAGCTTGATTTTGCTTTTCATGTTTCGAGAATGTGAGATTGAtgaatttttttggaaactaattTGGGTATTTATATCTGAATTTtgctgtttttgttgttgttgtttgggttgAGAAGGTAAATTCTGAATGTCTGGAAGAAACCGGATTCACCGAGACGTCCGAGACAGCTATCATGATCACCGGCGTGATTTGCCTCCGGAGAGACCTTTTCTCAGAGGCCCTCCTCCATTGTTACAGCCTCCACCACCATCTTTGTTAGATGATCTTCAGATCAGGAAGTCGAAATTAGAAGGCTTTTGAATGATAATCACAGACTAGCTGAGGACCGAATGGTTCTGGAGCGAGAACTCGGCTCTGCTAAGGAAGAGCTTCACCGTATGAATCTCATGATCTCTGATCTTCGTGCTGAACAAGATCTCCGGTCCAGGGAGTTCAGTGAGAAAAGGCATAAACTTGAGGGGGATGTTCGTGCTTTGGAGTCTTATAAGAAGGAGGCTTCTCAGCTGCGTGCTGAGCTTCAGAAGCTTAATGACGTTAAGCGTGGTTTAAGTGGAGATGTTCAGATTCTTAGGAAAGATCTAGCTAAGTTGCAGTCTGATAACAAGCAGATTCCGGGTATGAGAGCTGAGGTGAAAGATCTTCAGAAGGAGCTTATGCTTGCTAGGTATAAAGATTGAACCTTTAATCTATCATTCTGTTAGCTTTTGTAGTTGGTATTTTTTTGCATAAACATCTGGTTTGGGTCGTGAATGCTAAAAcgaggtttttttgtttgtttctctcctTTGGAACAGAGATACAATAGACTatgaaaagaaggaaaagtttGAGCTTATGGAGCAGAGGCAGACAATGGAAAAGAACATGGTTTCTATGGCGCGCGAAGTTGAAAAGTTACGAGCTGAACTTGCTACTGTTGATAGTAGGCCGTGGGGTTTTGGTATGATCTTAGTTTTTTCTTGGAAACATTTGGATTTGGCATTTCATTAAGTCACTTACTGCTTTGTTGTGATATGTTATGTGTCCAGGTGGATCATATGGGATGAATTACAACAATATGGATAGCGCTTACCGTGGTTCTTATGGCGAAAACGACAGTTTTTTGGTACTTATGCTTACATCCATCTGTAAGTTAATCTATTCTTGTGGGCTTGTACTTTGACACGCctgtattcttctttttctccttttgtagGGATCTTCGGAAAGGAGTCAATATTACAGCCATGGCTCTGGCTCACAGAAGAAACCTCGCTTGGATCGTCATTGAAATCTATAAATGATGTTGGGGAAAAAGAGTGAGGTGAACACTGAATTTCCCACTTCGCAATACTCCTCTGGTTGTTTTTGGGTATGCATCTATCCTAAATCGAAATGTTAGTTATTCTGCTGTCTCAATAAGGCGTTATGTTTATGTAACTtagatggttttttttattttcattttagcCAAACTTAGATGGCTAATCTATTTCAGTAATTTGACGATTGGTTTCTCCTGTTTGCTATTAGTTGTGTCCTATTATCCTTCTTATTCTTCTGCTCGTATTTGTTACATCATGGTTTTGATATTGGTAAAAGATAATCCCTCTGATAGAACCTCAGAGGACTCCACCATTGTACCAGTAACCATACTCGCACTAACAAGAGGAGGGGATTCTGCTGGGCATCCCCTCCTTTTTCTTCAGTCGCAGACTCCTTCCTTCTCAtgtatttgaatttataaagaTCTGGTGAGCTCACACCTTTCGAAGGGGTTATAGGCTTTAGAAACTTGTTCTAGAGAGAGATTTGAGCGTAAGTTGTTGATTGTGGAGAAAATCGCTGCAATTGCTTGTTGCTGGAAGTATAAAGAGGGAGTACCAGAGATCATTTATTCCAAGTAGCAGTGTTATGTATGTTACTACTAGATTTAAGAGCTACAAGAGAAGCTCAATTAAAAAGAGTTGGAAACACTGTAAGGACTTCCGTTTCTGGATTGCGGCAGGAGGCAGTGTTTTCTCATTGAAGTGTCTTGAGCTTGCTAGTGTCAATGCTGATTCAATTGGTAAAGGGAATTAGGCACATACACTTTTGGAGGAACTGAGACGTATTGATTCTCTATGGCCATCTGAGCACAATGAGCGGCTTCTCAGAGTTCATTCTGGGATTCACTATATAACGCCCTTCTGGGATCAGGCCAACAGACTTCCATCAGCAGCAGCAAAGACCCGTCTTTGAGGTTCATCTTGGTCAATATGAGCGGCATCTTTCATGTCAGGAAGACCTTCAACAAGGATTGTTCGAGCAGGGTTTGAGCGATCAGCATCCTTACCTGTGACTGCATTAGGACTGAATCTAGGTGCTGTGAGTAGTTTTGGACTTGGTCGGGATTTGGCGTTGCAGGACCCTACTCTCCCCCGTGCACTCATCTGATGGATTGGCAAAATCTACCTCTTGTTTCTACCATCACAATCCTCATGCGCCATTAGGTGTACCACATTTTTCACTGTTGAAACCAAATGGAAGGACGCTGGTCTGGAGCTGATGCACAGCTAGGTGGTGACTGAGGTGAATCTCAATTGAATATTGATTCTGACCAACACAAAATGATGTCAGAAGTTAGAAGGCCTGGGTGAAGACTCCAACTCATGGATGACAAATGGATTCTATAGAAGACAAACCAAAGCGTCTTTCATGAAGTTACTTCATCAGAGACATGGTAATTAGTTCATCAGAGTCTTTCATCAGCTTCTGGGTCTTCTGCATGCTCTGAATGGGAAGGCCAACAGGTTACCACGAGATGGCAATTATCTGCCTAGGTCTAACCTGAGATCATTGCACCAAATAGTGGAAATATTGAAGGTGGTCAGAATTGCTCCATACTATTCAGAAACGTCCAGGGCAGACATTCAGATGCAGAAGTTTATTTCTTAGTTTTGGAACTTTCACGATGAGCAGGATTTTACGATGGGGCATCCCTAGAATCCTAGTAGTTGGTTGACGAGATGAATGGTTCTGTTTTTGAAGGGGTACAAGCTGCATTCTTAAGTAGGATTTGTCAGCATTGAAGCACTCGGCAACAACTTTCTTAAGAAGAAAGCTATAGTCTTAGAGTACCTTCTGCATCTCCTTTGAGTTATTTTACCTCCAGATAAAGTAACCTTTCCATATATCAAGAGATGCCACTGGTGTTGTTGACTATGTTGATGCTACGTCAGATTTTTGGGTATGCTCTTTCCAGAGGATGTTGATCTGTCTTATGGAAAACGATCTTTCTACCAAGTCTGGAGACAGGTATATAATCTCTCTAACAAAACATTCGTTATGAGGAAGTTTGAATTTGGTATGTGGTTAGAGGTTGGCTATCGTTTTCTTTTATATAGGTCTTCATATATCTCTTAAGATTTTCACtgtgattttttcttataaatgttATTTATACACAATTTCATCTTGTTTCTAGTGTATGTTTGCATCATATGTTTTTCCACTTGGGTCTTGGAATCTATGTAGAGCTTGCGGAATGAGCAATTTTGTGAACTAGAGGATTTGTGACACTTACCTAggtttcacattattatctataGATATAAGATGTTGATGACAATGAGTTGCTGGACTGATGGAGAAGTAGCTGTTCTTAAAGATGGTTCACTACATTGGTTTCTGGTGCAGCATGGAAACAAAGTTCTCTAGAATTGACTGGAAAGGATTATTTTAACCATTTTAACTTTCTGGAGGCTGCAAGAGATCTATAGATAAGAATGAAGGCAAAGCTATTGTAGATAAGGAATACATAGAATTGGCTCACTTACCCCTGGAGTTGACTGCTACTTCTGTGGGTTTAAGATCAAGGCTTTATATTGATATGAAATTAGATTGGTGTAGGTTTTACCAGAATTAAAAGATTGTCGCTGATACATATCTAGAGGCTCGTAGTTTACTTCCCTTTAGCTTTTCTGAAGACTCTGAGAACTA encodes the following:
- the LOC104758790 gene encoding LOW QUALITY PROTEIN: protein FLX-like 3 (The sequence of the model RefSeq protein was modified relative to this genomic sequence to represent the inferred CDS: inserted 1 base in 1 codon); translation: MSGRNRIHRDVRDSYHDHRRDLPPERPFLRGPPPLLQPPPPSLLDDLQXQEVEIRRLLNDNHRLAEDRMVLERELGSAKEELHRMNLMISDLRAEQDLRSREFSEKRHKLEGDVRALESYKKEASQLRAELQKLNDVKRGLSGDVQILRKDLAKLQSDNKQIPGMRAEVKDLQKELMLARDTIDYEKKEKFELMEQRQTMEKNMVSMAREVEKLRAELATVDSRPWGFGGSYGMNYNNMDSAYRGSYGENDSFLGSSERSQYYSHGSGSQKKPRLDRH